DNA from Asticcacaulis sp. ZE23SCel15:
TTGGGGCGGAAACCGATTTTATCAGCGTCTTTGGCGGGTTTATCTTTGGGTTCGTTCATGGGCTTCACATAGGATGCCCTGGCGTTTTACGCAACCGCGCGGGCCTCAAAAGCATTCAATGCGCCATCCAGCTCATTGAAATCATGCACGATCTGGTGGGCACCGGCGGCGTCCAGTTCCTCAACCGTATGAAAACCCCACGACACCCCAATGGCATAGGCGCGGGCATCTATGGCCATACGCATATCAAACGACGCATCACCGATCATCAGGGTCTGGGAAGCATCAACCCCCAATACACGCATGTTTTCCGTCACCATAAACGGGTGCGGCTTCGAGGGGCCATCATCACCGCAATAGGTGGCATCGAACAGGTCGCGCCAGCCAAACACATCCAGCACGCGGTTGACTCCGCGGCGCGATTTGCCGGTCGCCATGCCGATCAGCCAGCCTTCGGCCTTAAGGCGCAGTAAGGTCGCCTCGGCTCCGGGATAGAGGATTTCGCGGAAATCAGGATCAGCATGAAAGCGCAGGAACGCTTGTTTATATTCATGGGCATAGGCGTCGATCAGGGCCGCATCAGCCTCTGGCCGCAGGTGTTGCAGGGCCTCAACCAGCGACAGGCCGACAATGTGGCGCGCCTCTTCGTAGGGCGGCGGCTCAAGACCTACGGCCTTGGCCCCTTCGTTCAGGGCCTGCAAAATAGGGCCGCGGCTGTCCACCAAGGTGCCATCGACATCAAAAACCGCCAGCTTCAAACTCATCAGGGCTTACTTTTATCTATTATGTATTTAAACAATCAATTTAGATCAAATTTGACAAATTGAAACTACAAATAACGCAAAAATTGCACATTAATGATCATACAAATTACAGCGGTAATACCAGAGCGCGATATTACCGTGACCGCTTCTTGCCCGATTTGGCGAACGGGTCAGTCTCGGCTTCATCGGGTGTAAACCCAAAGCGCGCAAAGCCCGCCTCAATCACTGGATCGAGCGGTGCTTCAACAATCAACGTCCCGTGAGTCGGGTGCGGCAGTTCAATCCGGCGGTGATGCAGTTGCAGACCTAAGCCAACGCTCAGTTCGCCTGATTTTTCATCGGCATATTTCGGATCGCCCAGGATCGAATGACCGATCGCCTTCATGTGTGCCCGAAGCTGATGGGTGCGGCCGGTATGGGGACGCAGCGCCATCCATGACACGCGCGGGCCGGCGCGGGAAATGGTGACATATTCGGTCTCCGCCGCCTCAGCGCCTTGCTCTTTGATATCAGCAGGCATGACGATTTCGCGGTCGTTAAAGCCCTTTTTGATCAAAGGCGTGTCGATATAGCCTTCTTCGGGCTTAGGGTTACCCGCCACCAGCGCCCAATAGGTCTTATGGGCTTTGCGGCGCGCAAACGCTCCGGCCAGACGGGCCGCGGCATTGGGGGTCTTACCCAGCAGCAGCACGCCGGACGTATCGCGGTCAAGGCGGTGGACCAGACGTGGGCGCTCCAGCCCTTCACCCCACGCCGACAACAGGCGATCAACGTGGTTCTTGGTCTTGGTGCCGCCCTGAACCGCCAGACCTGCCGGCTTATTGATGGCGATAACGTCTTCGTCCTCATAGAGCACCAATGATTTGGCGTACTTAATCTCATGGGGGCTGAGCATCGCCCGTTCGCGCTTTTGCTGATCCTCAGACGGTGCGGCGGGCAACGGCGGTACACGCACGGTCGATCCGGTGCTCAGGCGGGTATCGGCCTTGACCCGGCCGCCATCGACGCGCACCTGCCCCGACCGCAGCAGCTTATTGAGCTGAATGTGGTTGATGTGCGGCCAGCGGCGCTTGAAGAACTTATCGACGCGCACGCCGTCTTCGCCATCCGTGACATAAAGGGTTTTGACTTCGTTCGACATCTTAAAACACAAACTTTCGGGTCAGATAAAGACCGACAATGACGGCCCCCACCGCCAGTAAAACAGATAATAACGCATAGCTGCTGGCCAGAACATAGTCGCGCCGCTCCAACATCTGCACGACCTCCAGCGAAAAGGTCGAAAAGGTGGTGAACCCGCCTAAAATCCCAACGCCGACAAACAGCCGAAGACGCTCTACCTCCATCGGCGCAGGTGAGCGCATGACCACCGCCATTAGCACGCCCATCAGAAGCCCACCCAGCACATTGGCCATGAAAGTGCCATAGGGCCAGCCGCCCATCGGCAGATAAAGCGCACTGAGGCGGGCCAGACCGTACCGCCCGACCGAGCCAATCGCGCCACCCACGGCAATAAGCACCCAATTCAACATGCGCTCTCATTACCTGTCTTGGCGGGCAAGGCATAGTCCTTTAGAGAGATTATATAACTGCATGACCTGATAGACGAGCCGATTTCATGAGCCTTTACGGTGATTACGACCCCAAGAACATCTTCGCCAAGATTTTAAGCGGCGATATTCCGTGCGCCAAGGTCTATGAGGACTCCCGGATTTTGAGCTTTATGGACGCCTTTCCGCAAAGCAAAGGCCATACGCTGGTGATCCCTAAAGTATCAGCGCGCAACCTGTTTGATATACGTTGCGAAGATCTGCAAAACCTGATCGCCCATACCCAAAAGATCGGCCGCGCGGTCAGATCGGCGCTGGAACCCGACGGCATCCGCATTGCTCAGTTCAATGGTGAGGCAGCCGGGCAGACCGTGTTCCATATCCATTTCCATATTATTCCCGCCTGGGATGACGCCGCCCCGCGCGCCCACGCGTCGGGCCAGATGGCCGATCTGGCCGAACTCAAAGACCTCGCGTCCCGCATTAAAGCTAAACTATAAGGTATTTTCAGTGTTTTACGTTCTCCGCCACGGTCAGACCGACTGGAATGCCGCGCTCAGGCTGCAAGGCTCAACCGACATCGCGCTCAATGAGATTGGCCGTGAGCAGGCCAGAGTCGCCGCGCAGTTGCTGACCGGACAGGGCCTGACCAAGATCGTGACCTCGCCCCTGTCGCGGGCACGGGAGACGGCGGAGATTGTCGGCCATGCTGTGGGCCTGGAGGTCGAAACCGATCCGCGCCTGATCGAGCGCAATTTCGGCGCCTTTGAAGGCCTGACCCTTCCCGAAGTCGAAGTGTTGCGCCGCGATATGGGCGAGATCATGAACCCGCAAGCTGATCTTGATGGCCGCCATTACCCGCTCGATGCCGAACCGTTGAGCGACGTGTTCACGCGCGTGTCATCGTCCCTAATCGATCACCGCAAGAACAACGAAATCAGCCTGTTTGTCTTTCACGGCATCCCGTTCCGCGTCGTCAGCAAACTTTATCTGGGTGAAATGCACACCAGCCCTAATGCCTCGCCGGTGCGGTTTGAGCCGATGGGTGATGGCTGGCATATGTCGCCGCTTGACCCCGGCAACACACCGCTGTCCCAACACCAGAACCTCCAGACCAGCATGGGCCGGTTTTAGACGTCAATTTCCGAAACAGGCGTTTCATCTTTATGCGGCATTTGGACAAGCCATTGTCGTATATGATAGGCATTTTATATTTAAAAACTCACACCGCGATCATTTTCAGGCAAAAATCAGAGCCTGATAACGCTATATTTGATCCATTCCGATCAGTTTCGAGCCACATCTGATCGTTTTAGCCTTGATGCGGCTTTTGCCTTACCTTACTAATTTTAGGCACTTCCGTCCGGCATACCGGAACCGACATCCACATAATGATACAAAATATAAAAATGTGAGACCAGCCAGTAAGGTAATTGGTCTCCGCGAGGCAACAAAAAGGACCCAACCGTGCCGAATCTTTCGCGCCGACACCTGATGATGACGGCCGCCGCGGCGGTCAGCGCCCCCCTGCTCAGCGCGCCCGCCCGCGCCGACGATGCACGGATCGACCGCCAGCGTCTGGTTCAGCGGCACAATCCGGTTTTGATGGCAGTCGATCCTCATGCCCCGCTCATGCTGGGCAACGGCAATATCGGCTTTACCGCCGACATCACCGGCCTTCAGACCTTCACCGAACCCTATAGTAAAATCGCGCCCCTGCTGACCGAAGCCCAATGGGCCTGGCACAGCTTCCCAAATCCCAATGGCTACACCGTCGCGGACACTCAAGTCCCGATCGAGGTGAATGGCCACACCCGCCGCTATGGCTACATTAAGGACTGGGCCGAAGCGGCGACCAATCCGGCCATGGCCTACATCCGCGAAAACCCGCACCGCTTTTCGCTGGGGCGGGTGTCGCTCGATCTGCGCGCCAGGGACGGCACGCCTGCAAAATTCGCGGATATAAAAAACACGCATCAGACGCTGGATCTGTGGACCGGCACCCTGACCAGCCGATTTATATACGATGGCGAGGCCGTCACGGTTGTGACCCGCGTCCTGGCCGATCAGGATGCGGTCATGGCTGAGGTCACCTCGGTTTTGGTGGCACAGGGCCGATTGGGCGTGACGGTACGCTTTCCCGGTGTATCGAAATCTCTCAATCCCGATCCGTCAGACTGGGGCAATCCCGACGGCCACACCACTACCGAAATTTCGCGCACCTCTGGCGACATTCACCTGAAGCGCCAGATCGATGACACGGTCTATTACAGCCGCATCCATGCGCCCGGTGCCTACGTCGAAAAAGCCGAAGCCCACACCTATCGCGCCACGTCAAAAGCCAAAACCCTGACGGTCACGGCGCTGTTTGCCAATAGCGAAGCCCTCGATCTGCCCTCCCCTGCCGAGGCGAAGGTGGCCGTTGAGCATCACTGGCGCGACTA
Protein-coding regions in this window:
- the crcB gene encoding fluoride efflux transporter CrcB — its product is MLNWVLIAVGGAIGSVGRYGLARLSALYLPMGGWPYGTFMANVLGGLLMGVLMAVVMRSPAPMEVERLRLFVGVGILGGFTTFSTFSLEVVQMLERRDYVLASSYALLSVLLAVGAVIVGLYLTRKFVF
- a CDS encoding histidine phosphatase family protein; amino-acid sequence: MFYVLRHGQTDWNAALRLQGSTDIALNEIGREQARVAAQLLTGQGLTKIVTSPLSRARETAEIVGHAVGLEVETDPRLIERNFGAFEGLTLPEVEVLRRDMGEIMNPQADLDGRHYPLDAEPLSDVFTRVSSSLIDHRKNNEISLFVFHGIPFRVVSKLYLGEMHTSPNASPVRFEPMGDGWHMSPLDPGNTPLSQHQNLQTSMGRF
- a CDS encoding HAD-IA family hydrolase, whose amino-acid sequence is MSLKLAVFDVDGTLVDSRGPILQALNEGAKAVGLEPPPYEEARHIVGLSLVEALQHLRPEADAALIDAYAHEYKQAFLRFHADPDFREILYPGAEATLLRLKAEGWLIGMATGKSRRGVNRVLDVFGWRDLFDATYCGDDGPSKPHPFMVTENMRVLGVDASQTLMIGDASFDMRMAIDARAYAIGVSWGFHTVEELDAAGAHQIVHDFNELDGALNAFEARAVA
- a CDS encoding RluA family pseudouridine synthase encodes the protein MSNEVKTLYVTDGEDGVRVDKFFKRRWPHINHIQLNKLLRSGQVRVDGGRVKADTRLSTGSTVRVPPLPAAPSEDQQKRERAMLSPHEIKYAKSLVLYEDEDVIAINKPAGLAVQGGTKTKNHVDRLLSAWGEGLERPRLVHRLDRDTSGVLLLGKTPNAAARLAGAFARRKAHKTYWALVAGNPKPEEGYIDTPLIKKGFNDREIVMPADIKEQGAEAAETEYVTISRAGPRVSWMALRPHTGRTHQLRAHMKAIGHSILGDPKYADEKSGELSVGLGLQLHHRRIELPHPTHGTLIVEAPLDPVIEAGFARFGFTPDEAETDPFAKSGKKRSR
- a CDS encoding HIT family protein, whose product is MSLYGDYDPKNIFAKILSGDIPCAKVYEDSRILSFMDAFPQSKGHTLVIPKVSARNLFDIRCEDLQNLIAHTQKIGRAVRSALEPDGIRIAQFNGEAAGQTVFHIHFHIIPAWDDAAPRAHASGQMADLAELKDLASRIKAKL